A window from Mycolicibacterium tokaiense encodes these proteins:
- a CDS encoding DsbA family protein, whose product MATKPKKPAKYDLKAGERKRNLAIQIGLTAVVVVFAVALVLYIVMSSDKQAGGEVQAVRVASPEVITNEGTSDPKVVISLFEDFQCPACRNFEQAFGPTLNKLVDNGAIAIDYHSVAILNSPINQNYSTRSGNAGYCVAREDTTPMKDSFRRFHGALFANQPNEGSPAPDNAALIETARQAGVAGDVAECINNGSFDDVVDGMAAAAGVNSTPTVRFNGEDYRVSTPEDLITKVEEIVGDVPNLDATAQ is encoded by the coding sequence GTGGCCACCAAACCCAAAAAACCTGCCAAGTACGACCTGAAGGCGGGGGAGCGCAAGCGCAACCTGGCGATCCAGATCGGATTGACCGCCGTCGTCGTCGTCTTCGCCGTGGCACTCGTGCTCTACATCGTGATGTCCAGCGACAAGCAAGCCGGTGGCGAAGTGCAGGCGGTGCGGGTGGCTTCCCCGGAGGTCATCACCAACGAGGGCACCAGCGACCCCAAGGTCGTCATCTCGCTCTTCGAAGACTTCCAGTGCCCGGCCTGCCGCAACTTCGAGCAGGCTTTCGGTCCGACACTGAACAAGTTGGTGGACAACGGTGCGATCGCCATCGACTACCACTCGGTCGCGATCCTGAACTCCCCGATCAACCAGAACTACTCGACCCGGTCCGGTAATGCCGGCTACTGCGTGGCCCGGGAAGACACCACCCCGATGAAGGATTCGTTCCGGCGTTTCCACGGTGCGCTGTTCGCCAACCAGCCCAACGAGGGCTCGCCCGCGCCGGACAACGCCGCGCTGATCGAGACCGCCCGCCAGGCCGGTGTCGCAGGCGATGTCGCGGAATGCATCAACAACGGCAGTTTCGACGACGTGGTGGACGGCATGGCGGCGGCGGCCGGGGTCAATTCCACTCCGACCGTGCGCTTCAACGGTGAGGACTACCGGGTCAGCACTCCCGAAGACCTGATCACCAAGGTCGAGGAGATCGTCGGCGACGTTCCCAACCTGGACGCCACAGCGCAGTGA
- a CDS encoding vitamin K epoxide reductase family protein, whose protein sequence is MTAVPAAEVTPETPPEPREPRPGVAVGRPSALWILIAGIIGLAAAATLTIEKIELLIDPSYVPSCSLNPVLSCGSVMVTPQASTFGFPNMLIGLVGFAVVIVSGVLAVARVRLPQWYWVGLALGNTFGVAFVHYLIFQSLYRIGALCPYCMVVWTIMIPLFVVSASIALRPLAGNPVLRVLYQWRWSLVALWFTAVVLMILVRFWAYWSTLI, encoded by the coding sequence GTGACTGCGGTACCGGCTGCCGAGGTGACGCCCGAGACTCCACCGGAGCCTCGGGAGCCCCGTCCCGGCGTGGCCGTGGGCAGGCCCAGCGCGCTGTGGATTCTGATCGCAGGCATCATCGGGCTGGCGGCCGCCGCAACGCTGACCATCGAGAAGATCGAACTACTGATCGACCCGTCCTACGTGCCGTCGTGCAGCCTGAACCCGGTACTGTCCTGCGGTTCGGTGATGGTGACGCCGCAGGCCTCGACCTTCGGCTTCCCCAACATGCTGATCGGGCTGGTGGGCTTCGCCGTGGTGATCGTCTCCGGCGTGCTGGCGGTGGCCCGGGTGCGCCTACCGCAGTGGTACTGGGTGGGCCTGGCGCTGGGCAACACCTTCGGCGTCGCCTTTGTGCACTATCTGATCTTTCAGAGCCTGTACCGGATCGGCGCTCTGTGCCCGTACTGCATGGTGGTGTGGACCATCATGATCCCGCTGTTCGTGGTCTCGGCGTCGATTGCCTTGCGGCCGTTGGCGGGTAACCCGGTGTTGCGCGTGCTGTACCAGTGGCGTTGGTCTCTTGTTGCGCTGTGGTTCACCGCAGTTGTGCTGATGATCCTGGTCCGGTTCTGGGCTTACTGGTCCACCCTGATCTGA
- a CDS encoding pyruvate carboxylase, with translation MFSKVLVANRGEIAIRAFRAAYELKIGTVAVYPYEDRNSVHRLKADESYQIGEVGHPVRAYLSVEEIVGTAVAAGADAVYPGYGFMSENPDLAAACARAGITFVGPSAEVLELTGNKSRAIAAAREAGLPVLASSAPSADVDELLAAAQSMEFPVFVKAVAGGGGRGMRRVAEPAALREAIEAASREAESAFGDPTVFLEQAVINPRHIEVQILADTHGNVIHLYERDCSVQRRHQKVIELAPAPNLDPVLRDRICADAVAFARQIGYSCAGTVEFLLDERGNHVFIEMNPRIQVEHTVTEEITDVDLVSSQLRIAAGASLADLGLSQEAIVPHGAALQCRITTEDPVNGFRPDTGRITAYRSPGGAGIRLDGGTQVGAEVSAHFDSMLVKLTCRGRDFSTAVRRARRAVAEFRIRGVSTNIPFLQAVLDDPDFVAGRVTTSFIDERPELLTARSSADRGTKILTYLADVTVNKPHGERPSTVYPHDKLPQLDLTVDPPAGSKQKLVELGPQGFAQWLRDSPAVGVTDTTFRDAHQSLLATRLRSTGLLKVAPYVARMMPQLLSVECWGGATYDVALRFLKEDPWERLAALREAMPNICLQMLLRGRNTVGYTPYPEIVTTAFVDEAAATGVDIFRIFDALNNIDSMRPAIDAVRATNTTIAEVAMSYTGDLSNPAEDLYTLDYYLRLAEQIVSAGAHVLAIKDMAGLLRAPAAATLVSALKSRFDLPVHVHTHDTPGGQLATYLAAWQAGADAVDGAAAPLAGTTSQPALSSIVAAAAHTEFDTGLDLGAVCELEPYWEALRKVYAPFDVAASGPPSPTGRVYTHEIPGGQLSNLRQQAIALGFGDRFEEIEANYAAADRSLGRLIKVTPSSKVVGDLALALVGAGITAEEFAADPARYDIPDSVVGFLRGELGDPAGGWPEPLRTLALDGRGPAKPETPLSHEDEAVLAQPGDKRQATLNRLLFPGPTKEFDAHRELYGDTSQLSANQFFYGLRQGDEHRVALEKGVELLIGLEAISDADERGMRTVMCILNGQLRPILVRDRNIASEVPTAEKADKTDPDQIAAPFAGVVTVTVAVGDTIETGQTIATIEAMKMEAAITAPKAGTVARVAVADTAQVEGGDLLVVVN, from the coding sequence GTGTTCTCCAAGGTATTGGTTGCCAATCGTGGTGAAATTGCCATCCGCGCGTTCCGCGCGGCGTACGAGCTGAAGATCGGCACGGTGGCGGTCTACCCGTATGAGGACCGCAATTCGGTGCACCGGTTGAAGGCCGATGAGTCGTATCAGATCGGTGAGGTGGGTCACCCGGTGCGGGCGTACCTGTCGGTCGAAGAAATCGTGGGCACGGCGGTGGCGGCCGGCGCTGATGCGGTGTACCCGGGGTATGGCTTCATGTCGGAGAATCCGGATCTGGCGGCGGCGTGCGCGCGGGCGGGTATCACGTTCGTGGGGCCGAGCGCGGAGGTACTCGAGCTCACGGGGAACAAGTCGCGGGCGATCGCGGCCGCCCGGGAGGCGGGGCTGCCGGTGCTCGCGTCCTCGGCGCCCTCGGCCGATGTCGACGAGCTGCTGGCGGCGGCGCAGTCCATGGAGTTCCCGGTCTTCGTCAAGGCGGTCGCCGGTGGTGGTGGTCGCGGGATGCGCCGGGTGGCCGAGCCCGCTGCGTTGCGGGAGGCCATCGAGGCGGCGTCGCGGGAGGCGGAGTCGGCGTTCGGGGACCCGACGGTGTTCCTGGAGCAGGCGGTGATCAACCCGCGCCACATCGAGGTGCAGATCCTGGCCGACACCCACGGCAACGTGATCCACCTCTACGAGCGGGACTGCAGTGTGCAGCGTCGCCATCAGAAGGTGATCGAGCTGGCGCCGGCGCCGAATCTGGATCCGGTGTTGCGGGACAGGATCTGTGCCGACGCGGTGGCGTTCGCCCGCCAGATCGGCTACTCGTGCGCCGGCACGGTGGAATTCCTGCTCGACGAGCGCGGCAACCACGTGTTCATCGAGATGAACCCGCGGATTCAGGTGGAGCACACCGTGACCGAGGAGATCACCGATGTGGATCTGGTGTCCTCGCAGTTGCGGATCGCCGCCGGGGCGTCGCTGGCCGATCTCGGGTTGAGCCAGGAGGCGATCGTGCCGCACGGTGCGGCGCTGCAGTGCCGCATCACCACCGAGGATCCGGTGAACGGGTTCCGCCCGGACACCGGCCGCATCACCGCCTACCGCTCGCCCGGTGGTGCGGGGATCCGCCTGGACGGCGGCACCCAGGTGGGTGCGGAGGTCAGTGCGCACTTCGATTCGATGCTGGTGAAGCTGACGTGTCGGGGCCGGGACTTCTCCACGGCGGTGCGCCGGGCCCGGCGGGCGGTGGCGGAGTTCCGTATCCGCGGGGTCTCGACCAACATCCCGTTCCTGCAGGCAGTGCTCGACGATCCGGACTTCGTGGCCGGACGGGTGACGACGAGTTTCATCGATGAGCGCCCGGAGTTGTTGACGGCGCGTTCCAGTGCTGACCGTGGTACCAAGATCCTGACGTATCTGGCCGATGTGACGGTGAACAAGCCGCATGGTGAGCGCCCGTCGACGGTGTACCCGCATGACAAGCTGCCGCAGCTCGACCTGACGGTGGACCCGCCGGCAGGCTCCAAGCAGAAGCTGGTGGAGCTCGGACCGCAGGGTTTTGCCCAGTGGCTCAGGGATTCTCCGGCTGTCGGGGTCACCGACACGACGTTCCGGGATGCGCACCAGTCACTGTTGGCGACGCGGTTGCGGTCGACGGGGCTGCTGAAGGTGGCACCGTATGTGGCGCGGATGATGCCGCAGCTGCTGTCGGTGGAGTGCTGGGGTGGGGCCACCTACGATGTGGCGCTGCGCTTTCTGAAGGAGGACCCGTGGGAGCGGCTGGCCGCGCTGCGGGAGGCGATGCCCAACATCTGTCTGCAGATGCTGCTGCGGGGGCGCAACACGGTGGGCTACACCCCGTATCCGGAGATCGTCACTACCGCGTTTGTCGACGAGGCGGCTGCCACGGGTGTGGACATCTTCCGGATCTTCGACGCTCTGAACAACATCGACTCCATGCGCCCGGCCATCGACGCGGTGCGCGCGACCAACACCACCATCGCCGAGGTGGCGATGTCCTACACCGGGGATCTGTCCAACCCGGCCGAGGACCTCTACACGCTGGACTACTACTTGCGGCTGGCAGAGCAGATCGTCTCCGCCGGTGCGCATGTGCTGGCGATCAAGGACATGGCCGGCCTGCTGCGGGCACCGGCGGCGGCGACCTTGGTGTCGGCGTTGAAGTCCCGGTTCGACCTGCCGGTGCATGTGCACACCCACGACACCCCGGGTGGGCAGTTGGCGACCTATCTGGCGGCGTGGCAGGCCGGCGCCGATGCCGTCGACGGGGCGGCGGCGCCCTTGGCGGGCACCACCAGTCAGCCCGCGCTGAGCTCGATCGTGGCCGCGGCCGCGCACACCGAGTTCGACACCGGTCTGGATCTGGGTGCGGTGTGTGAGCTGGAGCCGTACTGGGAGGCGTTGCGCAAGGTCTATGCGCCCTTTGATGTTGCGGCCAGTGGGCCGCCTTCTCCGACGGGTCGGGTGTATACCCACGAGATCCCGGGTGGGCAGCTGAGCAATCTGCGTCAGCAGGCCATCGCGCTGGGCTTCGGGGACCGTTTCGAGGAGATCGAAGCCAATTATGCTGCGGCCGACCGCAGTCTGGGTCGGTTGATCAAGGTCACCCCGAGTTCGAAGGTGGTCGGTGATCTGGCGCTGGCGCTGGTGGGTGCGGGCATCACCGCCGAGGAGTTCGCCGCTGACCCGGCGCGCTATGACATCCCCGACAGTGTGGTCGGGTTCCTGCGTGGTGAGCTCGGTGACCCGGCGGGTGGGTGGCCGGAGCCGTTGCGCACCTTGGCTCTTGACGGCCGGGGCCCGGCCAAGCCGGAAACCCCGCTGAGCCATGAGGACGAGGCGGTGCTGGCCCAGCCGGGCGACAAGCGTCAGGCCACGCTGAACCGGCTGCTGTTCCCCGGGCCCACCAAGGAATTCGACGCCCACCGCGAGCTCTACGGCGACACCAGCCAGCTGTCGGCCAACCAGTTCTTCTACGGGCTGCGCCAAGGTGACGAGCACCGGGTGGCGCTGGAGAAGGGCGTGGAACTGCTGATCGGGTTGGAAGCCATTTCCGATGCCGACGAGCGCGGCATGCGGACCGTGATGTGCATCCTCAACGGTCAGCTGCGACCGATCCTGGTGCGCGACCGCAACATCGCCAGCGAGGTACCCACGGCGGAGAAGGCCGACAAGACCGACCCTGACCAGATCGCCGCGCCGTTCGCCGGCGTCGTCACCGTCACCGTGGCCGTCGGCGACACCATCGAGACCGGACAGACCATCGCCACCATCGAGGCGATGAAGATGGAGGCCGCCATCACCGCCCCCAAGGCCGGCACCGTGGCCCGCGTCGCCGTCGCCGACACCGCCCAGGTCGAAGGCGGCGACCTCCTGGTGGTGGTCAACTGA
- the rsmD gene encoding 16S rRNA (guanine(966)-N(2))-methyltransferase RsmD, which produces MTRIIGGSAGGRRLTVPPKGTRPTTDRVRESLFNVLAARLDFTGLTVLDLYAGSGALGLEALSRGADSALFVERDARAAAVISANATTVGSTGATVRRGAVETVLAGESGHPVDLVFADPPYEVSTAEMEAVIGMLDQNRWATTGTVMVVERPAGSGPITWPAGWDVWRARTYGDTRVEMAERN; this is translated from the coding sequence CTGACCCGCATCATCGGCGGATCCGCCGGCGGCAGGCGTCTGACGGTGCCGCCGAAAGGCACCCGGCCGACCACCGACCGGGTGCGTGAGTCGCTGTTCAACGTGCTGGCGGCGCGGCTGGACTTCACCGGGCTCACCGTGCTCGACCTCTATGCGGGCTCGGGTGCACTGGGGCTCGAAGCGTTGTCGCGCGGCGCCGACTCGGCGTTGTTCGTCGAGCGCGACGCCCGGGCTGCGGCCGTGATCAGCGCCAACGCAACCACCGTGGGAAGCACGGGCGCGACGGTGCGCCGGGGCGCTGTCGAGACCGTGCTGGCCGGGGAATCCGGACATCCGGTGGACCTGGTGTTCGCCGACCCGCCGTATGAGGTCAGTACTGCCGAAATGGAGGCGGTGATCGGCATGCTCGATCAGAACCGTTGGGCCACAACGGGAACGGTGATGGTCGTGGAGCGGCCGGCCGGCAGCGGGCCGATCACCTGGCCCGCGGGCTGGGACGTGTGGCGGGCTCGCACTTACGGGGACACCCGCGTCGAGATGGCCGAACGAAACTAG
- the coaD gene encoding pantetheine-phosphate adenylyltransferase codes for MTGAVCPGSFDPITLGHLDIFERAAAQFDEVVVAVLVNPNKKGMFTLDERIALIEECTTHLPNLRAESGQGLVVDFVKARGLTAIVKGLRSGTDFEYELQMAQMNRHVAGVDTFFVATTPQYSYVSSSLAKEVAALGGDVTDLLPGPVNVRLRDKLGR; via the coding sequence ATGACCGGCGCCGTGTGCCCAGGATCGTTCGACCCCATCACCCTCGGCCACCTCGACATCTTCGAGCGCGCCGCGGCGCAGTTCGACGAGGTGGTGGTGGCCGTCCTGGTGAACCCCAACAAGAAGGGCATGTTCACCCTCGACGAGCGCATCGCGCTGATCGAGGAGTGCACCACGCACCTGCCCAACCTGCGGGCCGAATCCGGCCAGGGGCTGGTGGTCGATTTCGTCAAGGCCCGTGGCCTGACCGCGATCGTCAAAGGGCTGCGTAGCGGTACCGACTTCGAATACGAGCTGCAGATGGCGCAGATGAACCGGCACGTGGCCGGGGTGGACACCTTCTTCGTGGCCACCACGCCGCAGTATTCCTACGTGTCCTCCTCCCTGGCCAAGGAGGTGGCAGCGCTGGGCGGCGACGTCACAGATCTGCTGCCGGGTCCGGTCAATGTCCGGTTGCGGGACAAATTGGGGCGCTGA
- the sepIVA gene encoding cell division protein SepIVA codes for MYRVFEALDELGAIVEEARGVPMTAGCVVPRGDVLELIDDIKDAIPGELDDAQDVLDARDTMLRDAKQHADGMVASATAEADSTLGHARGEADRLLAEAKSQADRMVAEARAHCERMVGEAREEANRLAANAKRDYETAVGRAKAEADRLVESGNISYEKAVQEGIKEQQRLVSQTEVVQSAQAESARLIDTAHAEADRLRGECDIYVDSKLAEFEDYLNGTLRSVGRGRHQLRTAAGTHDYAQR; via the coding sequence GTGTACCGAGTATTTGAAGCGCTCGACGAGTTGGGTGCCATCGTCGAAGAGGCGCGCGGCGTGCCGATGACGGCGGGCTGCGTGGTCCCCCGGGGCGACGTCCTCGAACTCATCGACGACATCAAGGACGCCATCCCCGGCGAACTCGACGACGCCCAGGATGTGCTGGACGCCCGCGACACCATGTTGCGTGACGCCAAGCAGCACGCCGACGGCATGGTGGCCTCGGCCACCGCGGAAGCCGACTCCACGCTGGGCCATGCCCGTGGGGAAGCCGACCGGCTGCTGGCCGAGGCGAAGTCGCAGGCGGACCGCATGGTCGCCGAAGCGCGCGCGCACTGCGAACGCATGGTCGGCGAGGCCCGCGAAGAAGCGAACCGGTTGGCCGCCAACGCCAAGCGTGACTACGAGACCGCTGTCGGGCGCGCCAAGGCCGAGGCCGACCGCCTGGTCGAGAGCGGCAACATCTCCTACGAGAAGGCCGTCCAGGAAGGCATCAAAGAACAGCAGCGGCTGGTGTCCCAGACCGAGGTGGTGCAGTCCGCGCAGGCAGAATCGGCCCGGCTGATCGACACTGCCCACGCCGAGGCGGACCGGCTGCGCGGCGAGTGCGACATCTACGTCGACAGCAAGCTCGCCGAGTTCGAGGACTACCTCAACGGGACACTGCGTTCCGTCGGGCGCGGCCGCCACCAGCTGCGCACCGCCGCCGGCACGCACGACTACGCGCAGCGCTGA
- a CDS encoding YceD family protein has translation MSGAKKAAATTAAAHRQPPSVLTLDIARLGRRPGSMMHVDQTVPSPSRIGLDLIAIQQGAPLHLDLDLQSVSEGVLVTGTVEAPTAGECARCLEPVSGDVAIELTELFAYPDSTTEATTEDDEVGHVIDDTIDLEQSIVDAVGLALPLAPLCSPDCPGLCQTCGVPLATAEPDHHHDVIDPRWAKLTEFLPEGGERTQ, from the coding sequence ATGTCTGGAGCGAAAAAAGCGGCGGCCACCACCGCGGCAGCGCATCGACAGCCACCCTCGGTGCTGACCCTCGATATCGCCCGGCTGGGACGGCGACCCGGCTCCATGATGCACGTCGACCAGACGGTGCCCAGTCCGTCGCGCATCGGCCTCGACCTGATCGCGATCCAGCAGGGCGCCCCGCTGCACCTCGATCTGGACCTGCAATCGGTCTCCGAAGGAGTCCTGGTGACGGGCACCGTCGAGGCTCCGACAGCCGGTGAATGCGCGCGGTGTCTCGAACCGGTGTCCGGGGACGTGGCCATCGAGCTCACCGAACTGTTCGCCTACCCCGACAGCACCACCGAGGCCACCACCGAAGACGACGAGGTGGGCCACGTCATCGACGACACCATCGACCTCGAACAGTCCATCGTCGACGCCGTGGGCCTGGCGCTGCCGCTGGCCCCCTTGTGCTCGCCGGACTGCCCCGGACTCTGCCAGACCTGCGGCGTGCCGCTGGCCACCGCGGAGCCCGACCACCACCACGACGTGATCGACCCGCGCTGGGCCAAGCTCACCGAGTTCCTTCCCGAAGGCGGTGAACGCACGCAGTGA
- the rnc gene encoding ribonuclease III, giving the protein MTQPEDRQPLIEALGVDLDPDLLTLALTHRSYAYEHGGLPTNERLEFLGDAVLGLTVTDELYHRHPDRAEGDLAKLRAYVVRTQALAAVARRLTEHGLGFYLLLGRGELNTGGADKSSILADGMESLLGAVYLQHGIDTARKVILRLFGALIDGAPDRGAGLDWKTSLQELSASRVLGSPSYSVSSIGPDHDKVFTATVVVSDIEYGTGTGRSKKEAEQNAAEQAYEAIKAQEPDA; this is encoded by the coding sequence GTGACCCAACCCGAGGACCGTCAGCCGCTGATCGAGGCGCTCGGGGTCGACCTGGACCCTGACCTGTTGACACTGGCACTGACCCACCGCAGCTACGCCTACGAGCATGGTGGCCTGCCCACCAACGAACGGCTCGAGTTCCTCGGCGACGCGGTACTGGGGCTCACGGTCACCGACGAGCTCTACCACCGCCACCCGGACCGGGCCGAGGGCGACCTCGCCAAGCTGCGGGCCTACGTGGTGCGCACCCAGGCGCTCGCCGCGGTGGCGCGGCGGCTCACCGAGCACGGACTGGGTTTCTATCTGCTGCTCGGGCGCGGCGAGCTCAACACCGGCGGAGCCGACAAGTCGAGCATCCTGGCCGACGGCATGGAATCGCTGCTGGGCGCGGTGTACCTGCAGCACGGCATCGACACCGCCCGCAAAGTGATCCTGCGGCTGTTCGGCGCGCTGATCGACGGTGCACCCGACCGCGGCGCCGGGCTGGACTGGAAAACCAGCCTGCAAGAGCTGAGCGCCTCCAGGGTTCTCGGATCACCCAGCTACTCGGTGTCCTCCATCGGGCCCGACCACGACAAGGTGTTCACCGCCACCGTGGTCGTCTCCGACATCGAATACGGCACCGGCACCGGCCGGTCCAAGAAGGAAGCTGAGCAGAACGCGGCGGAACAGGCCTACGAGGCCATCAAGGCCCAAGAACCGGATGCCTGA
- the mutM gene encoding bifunctional DNA-formamidopyrimidine glycosylase/DNA-(apurinic or apyrimidinic site) lyase, which translates to MPELPEVEVVRRGLQAHVAGKTVTAVRVNHPRAVRRHEAGPADLTARLLDNEITGTGRRGKYLWLTLGSGEALVVHLGMSGQMLLGPVKRAEHLRIAALLDDGTALSFVDQRTFGGWMLTELTTVDGTDVPEVVAHIARDPLDPLFDRAGVVDVLRGKHSEIKRQLLDQTVVSGIGNIYADEALWRAKVNGARIAEKLTKPTLARILDHARDVMTDALGYGGTSFDSLYVNVNGESGYFDRSLDAYGREGLPCRRCGAVMRRDKFMNRSSFYCPKCQPRPRG; encoded by the coding sequence ATGCCTGAACTCCCCGAGGTCGAGGTGGTGCGCCGGGGACTGCAGGCGCACGTCGCCGGCAAGACCGTCACCGCCGTGCGCGTCAACCACCCCCGGGCGGTGCGCCGCCACGAGGCCGGCCCCGCCGACCTGACCGCTCGCCTGCTGGACAACGAGATCACCGGGACCGGCAGGCGCGGCAAGTACCTGTGGCTCACCCTCGGCAGCGGCGAGGCTCTGGTGGTGCACCTCGGGATGAGCGGGCAGATGCTGCTCGGGCCGGTGAAACGAGCCGAGCACCTGCGCATCGCCGCGCTGCTGGATGACGGCACCGCGCTGAGTTTCGTGGATCAGCGCACCTTCGGCGGCTGGATGCTGACCGAGCTGACCACCGTCGATGGCACCGACGTGCCCGAGGTGGTGGCGCACATCGCCCGGGACCCGCTGGACCCGCTGTTCGACCGCGCCGGTGTGGTGGACGTGTTGCGCGGCAAGCACTCCGAGATCAAGCGCCAGCTGCTGGACCAGACCGTGGTGTCCGGGATCGGCAACATCTACGCCGACGAGGCGCTGTGGCGGGCCAAGGTCAACGGCGCGCGCATCGCCGAGAAGTTGACCAAGCCGACGCTGGCCCGCATCCTCGACCACGCCCGCGATGTGATGACCGACGCGCTGGGCTACGGTGGCACGTCCTTCGATTCGCTCTATGTGAACGTCAACGGCGAGTCGGGCTACTTCGACCGGTCACTGGATGCCTACGGCCGCGAAGGCCTGCCGTGCCGCCGCTGCGGGGCGGTGATGCGCCGGGACAAGTTCATGAACCGGTCCTCGTTCTACTGCCCGAAATGCCAGCCCCGTCCCCGTGGTTGA
- a CDS encoding OsmC family protein, giving the protein MTELWVERTGGRRYTGKSSRGAEVLIGSEDVEGVFTPGELLKIALAACSGMSSDVPLARRLGGDYQATIKVSGPPDREQERYPLLQEVLEIDLSGLSEADADRVRTVVNRAIDQVCTVGRTLKSGTEVTFEIADKRP; this is encoded by the coding sequence ATGACCGAACTGTGGGTGGAGCGCACGGGTGGGCGGCGCTACACGGGGAAGAGCTCGCGCGGGGCCGAGGTGCTGATCGGCTCCGAGGACGTCGAGGGTGTCTTCACCCCCGGTGAACTGCTCAAGATCGCGCTGGCCGCGTGCAGCGGGATGTCCAGCGACGTGCCGCTGGCGCGCCGTCTCGGCGGCGACTACCAGGCCACCATCAAGGTGTCCGGCCCGCCGGACCGCGAGCAGGAGCGCTACCCGCTGCTGCAGGAGGTGCTGGAGATCGACCTGTCCGGTCTGTCCGAGGCCGACGCCGACCGGGTGCGCACCGTGGTCAACCGGGCCATCGATCAGGTGTGCACCGTGGGCCGCACGCTGAAATCAGGCACCGAGGTCACCTTCGAGATCGCCGACAAGCGGCCATGA
- a CDS encoding acylphosphatase gives MTQDGTEHVRLTAWVHGHVQGVGFRWWTRSRALELGLTGYAKNQDDGRVLVVAQGPRAAAEQLLALLRGEHTPGRVDTVVADWSAPGELIRGFSER, from the coding sequence ATGACCCAGGACGGCACCGAGCACGTCAGGCTGACCGCCTGGGTGCACGGCCATGTCCAGGGAGTGGGTTTCCGCTGGTGGACCCGGTCCCGGGCGCTGGAATTGGGGCTGACCGGCTACGCCAAGAACCAGGACGACGGCCGCGTGCTGGTGGTGGCCCAGGGGCCGCGAGCTGCGGCCGAGCAACTGCTGGCGTTGCTGCGTGGCGAGCACACGCCCGGCCGGGTGGACACCGTGGTGGCCGACTGGTCGGCCCCGGGTGAGCTGATCCGGGGCTTCAGCGAGCGGTAG